The Planctellipticum variicoloris DNA window CAGCCAGCAGGGGGATGCCGTCGGTCTGGCGTGCGTGGCGGGCGGCGTGGTGCAGAATCTGCCGCCGAAGCGGAATGCGGCCCATCTGCGGCTGGCGCTGGACATTCTGGAGCGGACGCAGCCGAGGGGTGAGACGCAACTGGCGGCGGTGCTGCACGAACTGGCGGAGACGGTGCGGCAGAGGGCATTGATCGTGATTCTGTCGGATCTGTTTATCGAGCCGTCGATCTTGAGGAGTTCGTTTCAGCATCTGCGGTTCCGGCATCACGATGTGGCGGTGTTTCACCTGCTCGATCCGCAGGAGCTGGCGTTCAATTTCCGGCGGCCGATGCGGTTTCTGGATATGGAGGGGGGGGCCGCGATCTTCGCGGAGCCGAACGACATCGCCGACCGGTACGATCGGGCGCTGCAGCAATACCTGGTGGATTTGCGGCAGGTGATGCTGGAGTCGGGGGTGGACTATCAGCGGGTGAGCATCGACGAGAGTTACGAGCAGGTGCTGGCTCGATTTCTGGTGGGGCGTGCTCAGGCGAAGGGGTTGCGATGAGCTTTCTGCAACCGTGGCTGCTGCTCGGCCTGCCGCTCGTGGCGCTGCCGCTGATCATCCATCTGATCAATCAGCGCCGGTTCCAGACGATTCACTGGGCAGCGATGATGTTTCTGCTGGCGGCCCACCGGATGGCGCGGGGGTATTCGCGGCTGCGGCAGTGGCTGATCATGCTGTTCCGGATGCTGGCTATCGCCGGGCTGCTGTTTGCGGCGAGTCGACCGCTGGCGAGCGGCTGGCTGGGACTGGCGGCGGGGGGGAAAGCGGACACGACGATCATTCTGCTGGATCGATCTCCCAGCATGCAGGAGCGGAGCGCCGGGACCGGGGACTCGAAGCTGGAGACGGGGCGGAAACAGCTCGTGCAGACGCTGGAGACTCTGGGTTCGGGACGCTGGGTGCTGATCGAGAGCACGACGCGCGAGCCGCGCGAAC harbors:
- a CDS encoding DUF58 domain-containing protein, producing MSAESGPRSFLDVGVLSRLAAMPLFARRPMQGNVSGRHASPHRGASVEFAEYRKYVPGDDLRRLDWRAYGRSDRFYVKEFEADTNLRCCLVLDTSGSMGFGSTGVTKIEYARRVAGTLAYLASQQGDAVGLACVAGGVVQNLPPKRNAAHLRLALDILERTQPRGETQLAAVLHELAETVRQRALIVILSDLFIEPSILRSSFQHLRFRHHDVAVFHLLDPQELAFNFRRPMRFLDMEGGAAIFAEPNDIADRYDRALQQYLVDLRQVMLESGVDYQRVSIDESYEQVLARFLVGRAQAKGLR